The Trichocoleus desertorum ATA4-8-CV12 genome window below encodes:
- the aspS gene encoding aspartate--tRNA ligase, whose amino-acid sequence MRTHYCGQLRAENIGETVTLCGWVDRRRDHGGVIFLDLRDRTGIIQIVSDPERTPNSYEPAGDLRNEYVIQVTGRVTRRPDDSLNPRLPTGEIEIYADQVELLNAVRKQLPFQVSTADNEAVREDLRLKYRYLDLRRDRMHQNLRLRHEIIKTLRRYLEDAKGFIEIETPILTRSTPEGARDYLVPSRVNPGDWFALPQSPQLFKQLLMVSGFDRYYQVARCFRDEDLRADRQPEFTQLDMEMSFMSQEEILTLNEDLVCHLFKTIKGIDLPRPFPRLTYKEAMDRYGSDKPDTRYGLELVEVSDLVKDSGFKVFSGAVASGGVVKVLPIPSGNDAISNVRIKPGGDLFQEACNAGAKGLAYIRVREDGEIDTIGAIKDNLTDGQKQELLARTGAKAGDLLLFGAGPTDLVNKTLDRLRQVIAQELNLIDPEKINLLWIVDFPMFEWNADEKRLEALHHPFTAPHPDDRDDLKTARAQAYDLVFNGFEVGGGSLRIYQPDLQAQVFETIGLAEEEARSKFGFLIEAFEYGTPPHGGIAYGLDRLVMLLAGEESIRDAIAFPKTQQARCLLTSAPSSVDDKQLKELHVASTHKPKPQNA is encoded by the coding sequence ATGCGAACCCATTATTGCGGCCAACTCCGAGCAGAAAATATTGGAGAGACTGTCACGCTGTGTGGATGGGTAGACCGTCGCCGCGATCACGGGGGTGTGATCTTTCTAGACCTACGCGATCGCACTGGCATTATCCAAATTGTCAGCGATCCGGAACGCACCCCCAATTCTTACGAGCCAGCAGGTGATCTACGCAATGAGTATGTCATCCAAGTCACGGGTCGGGTGACTCGCCGTCCTGATGACTCGCTCAATCCTCGACTGCCGACGGGAGAAATCGAAATCTATGCCGATCAGGTCGAGCTGTTGAATGCGGTTCGCAAGCAACTTCCCTTTCAAGTTTCTACAGCAGATAATGAGGCTGTCCGAGAAGACTTGCGCCTGAAATATCGCTACTTGGATTTGCGGCGCGATCGCATGCATCAGAATCTGCGGTTGCGTCACGAAATCATCAAGACCTTGCGGCGTTATCTAGAAGATGCCAAAGGCTTTATCGAAATCGAAACACCAATTCTGACTCGCTCCACTCCAGAGGGCGCACGAGATTACTTAGTGCCCAGCCGAGTCAACCCTGGAGATTGGTTTGCACTGCCGCAGTCGCCGCAGTTGTTCAAGCAATTGCTGATGGTGTCAGGGTTCGATCGCTACTACCAAGTAGCTCGTTGCTTCCGAGATGAAGACTTACGGGCCGATCGTCAACCAGAATTTACCCAACTCGACATGGAAATGAGTTTCATGTCTCAAGAGGAAATTCTGACCCTGAACGAAGATCTAGTTTGCCATCTCTTCAAGACCATCAAAGGGATTGACCTACCCAGACCCTTCCCCCGTCTGACCTACAAAGAGGCGATGGACCGCTATGGTTCTGACAAGCCTGACACCCGCTACGGACTAGAACTAGTAGAAGTCTCCGATTTAGTTAAGGACTCTGGCTTCAAAGTCTTCTCTGGTGCAGTCGCAAGCGGAGGTGTTGTCAAAGTGCTGCCCATTCCTAGCGGTAACGATGCCATCTCTAATGTGCGGATTAAACCCGGTGGCGACTTATTCCAAGAAGCTTGCAACGCTGGGGCCAAAGGTCTCGCTTACATCCGTGTGCGCGAAGATGGCGAAATTGACACCATTGGAGCCATCAAGGACAACCTGACTGATGGGCAGAAGCAAGAACTACTAGCTCGCACTGGCGCTAAAGCAGGTGATTTGTTGCTGTTCGGCGCTGGGCCAACCGATTTGGTGAACAAAACCCTTGATCGCCTCCGCCAGGTGATTGCCCAAGAACTCAATCTGATTGATCCAGAAAAAATCAACCTGCTCTGGATCGTCGATTTTCCCATGTTTGAGTGGAACGCTGACGAGAAGCGCCTCGAAGCCCTACACCACCCCTTCACTGCCCCCCACCCCGACGATCGCGACGACCTGAAAACCGCTCGCGCTCAAGCTTACGACTTAGTGTTCAATGGCTTTGAAGTTGGAGGCGGTAGCTTGCGGATTTATCAACCCGATTTACAAGCTCAAGTCTTCGAGACCATTGGCTTAGCTGAGGAGGAAGCTCGGAGTAAGTTTGGTTTCTTAATAGAAGCGTTTGAGTACGGCACTCCTCCCCACGGTGGTATTGCCTATGGTTTGGATCGCTTGGTGATGTTGTTGGCGGGTGAAGAGTCGATCCGAGACGCGATCGCTTTCCCCAAAACTCAACAAGCCCGTTGCCTCCTCACCAGCGCCCCTTCCAGTGTGGATGATAAGCAACTCAAGGAGCTACACGTCGCCTCTACTCACAAACCAAAACCCCAAAACGCCTAA